The following are encoded together in the Bradyrhizobium sp. CCGUVB1N3 genome:
- a CDS encoding GapR family DNA-binding domain-containing protein, producing MAKAANTTNDFEPEVVQELLGKIDGYHADLASERGTFMKTCRSIRESISNVYTEAKARGIPEKELRSLVKIRLNEAKNRKIYEELEADQQLTLSMLATAEGVKDLPLWRAAAMMGDASATAH from the coding sequence ATGGCGAAAGCAGCGAACACGACCAACGACTTCGAACCCGAGGTCGTGCAGGAACTCCTGGGGAAGATTGACGGCTACCACGCCGACCTGGCGAGCGAGCGCGGCACGTTTATGAAGACCTGCCGCTCGATCCGGGAGTCCATCTCGAACGTCTATACCGAGGCAAAGGCGCGGGGCATCCCGGAGAAGGAGCTGCGGTCGTTGGTCAAGATCAGGCTCAACGAGGCGAAGAACCGCAAGATTTACGAGGAGCTTGAGGCCGACCAGCAGCTGACGCTGTCGATGCTGGCGACCGCCGAAGGCGTCAAGGACCTGCCGCTTTGGCGGGCTGCCGCCATGATGGGTGATGCAAGCGCCACCGCTCACTAA
- a CDS encoding S-adenosylmethionine-binding domain-containing protein, with amino-acid sequence MHSIVAGPGATEVALFPSAQKALADLDHLAAEIRNAPSMDTVEAAANAAAGYQRMFKPVKAVADRAGEVWVEAEVRIGEERKKVGKAKGTRGQFRGKPKGEGSSGSPIVAPPDEAVPTVLELGIDKKRLLRAEKLADLREDERAALTAELKAADKAGTPAALLAASRKNAKAEKRQVALTAVFSETGPFDVVVIDPPWPMLKIDRDERPNQDAFDYDVMTLEQIEAFWPSEIASHLKDDCHVLCWTTEKFLPATLALLEKWDLRYVLTMVWHKPGGFQPHDLPQYNAEFIVYARKGAPVFTDTKDFNVCNSWPRREHSRKPAEFYELIARVTGGSRLDVFAREAHPGFAQFGKEIFKFPEVA; translated from the coding sequence ATGCACAGCATCGTTGCAGGTCCTGGCGCGACTGAGGTCGCGCTCTTCCCATCCGCGCAGAAGGCGCTCGCTGATCTCGACCACCTGGCGGCCGAGATCAGGAATGCCCCCTCCATGGACACTGTGGAGGCGGCTGCGAATGCGGCTGCTGGCTACCAGCGCATGTTCAAGCCGGTTAAGGCGGTCGCCGACCGCGCTGGCGAGGTGTGGGTCGAGGCCGAGGTCAGGATCGGCGAGGAACGCAAGAAGGTTGGCAAGGCGAAGGGCACGCGCGGCCAGTTTCGCGGCAAGCCGAAGGGCGAAGGTTCATCTGGCAGTCCCATTGTGGCCCCGCCAGATGAGGCGGTCCCCACCGTCTTAGAACTCGGCATCGACAAGAAGCGCCTGCTGCGTGCTGAAAAGCTCGCCGACCTGCGTGAGGACGAGCGTGCCGCACTGACGGCAGAGCTTAAGGCGGCTGACAAAGCGGGCACGCCCGCTGCGCTGCTCGCGGCTTCGCGCAAAAACGCGAAGGCCGAAAAGCGCCAGGTGGCGTTGACGGCGGTGTTTTCCGAGACCGGCCCCTTCGATGTCGTCGTGATCGATCCGCCCTGGCCCATGCTGAAGATCGACCGCGACGAGCGGCCGAACCAGGACGCCTTCGACTATGACGTGATGACGCTGGAGCAGATCGAGGCCTTTTGGCCCAGCGAGATCGCATCGCACCTGAAGGACGACTGCCACGTCCTTTGCTGGACCACCGAGAAGTTCCTGCCCGCAACGCTGGCGCTGCTCGAAAAATGGGACCTGCGCTACGTCCTGACGATGGTCTGGCACAAGCCTGGCGGCTTCCAGCCGCACGACCTGCCGCAGTACAACGCCGAGTTCATCGTCTATGCTCGCAAGGGCGCGCCGGTCTTCACCGACACGAAGGACTTCAACGTCTGCAACTCGTGGCCGCGCCGCGAGCACTCGCGCAAGCCAGCGGAATTCTATGAGCTGATCGCGCGAGTGACCGGTGGATCGCGGCTGGACGTGTTTGCTCGCGAGGCCCATCCCGGCTTTGCGCAGTTTGGCAAAGAGATCTTCAAATTCCCGGAGGTCGCGTGA
- a CDS encoding AAA family ATPase, translating to MMAQLFGFSNFFFIEWPEGSKDANDFLRSDGPRDLHDKVIHAPMPWPVDGLFRMSELPDPPPMTVWQLGFDDWRNRCNIAAGTLSVVTGHPGMGKTTLWTQLWHQIIAKYDLVACIASFETRPKPHLRRQLRTLHARRLEKTLDPHEIAAADGWIEDHYLFLQHPERRPTLQWLLLNAEVAVRRNGAKILQVDPWNRLEASRERGESETDYIGRCLRELYSFAVDLDCHVQIIAHPAKANDGYRRSDPPELEHIHGSKHWDNMVDQGFVVHRPRLFSDSGECEHYAELHHKKARFEELGFATKFGLEFQSDCGRYATCNLQTKKPKQAHAPTQQNEEEASA from the coding sequence ATGATGGCGCAGCTGTTCGGTTTCTCGAATTTTTTCTTCATCGAGTGGCCGGAAGGCTCGAAGGACGCGAACGACTTCCTGCGGAGCGACGGCCCGAGGGACCTGCACGACAAGGTTATCCACGCGCCCATGCCGTGGCCTGTCGATGGTCTCTTCCGCATGAGCGAACTTCCAGACCCGCCGCCGATGACGGTCTGGCAGCTTGGCTTCGACGACTGGAGGAACCGCTGCAACATCGCGGCTGGCACGCTGTCGGTCGTGACGGGTCATCCCGGCATGGGCAAGACAACGCTGTGGACTCAGCTTTGGCACCAGATTATCGCGAAGTACGACCTCGTAGCCTGCATCGCCAGTTTCGAGACCCGTCCGAAGCCGCATCTGCGGCGGCAACTGCGCACGCTGCACGCACGCAGGCTGGAAAAGACCTTGGACCCCCACGAGATCGCGGCAGCCGACGGGTGGATCGAGGATCACTACCTGTTCCTGCAGCATCCGGAACGTCGCCCCACGCTGCAATGGTTGCTCTTGAACGCGGAAGTCGCTGTGCGCCGCAACGGCGCAAAAATTCTGCAGGTTGATCCCTGGAACAGGCTCGAAGCGAGCCGCGAGCGCGGTGAAAGCGAAACGGACTACATCGGTCGTTGCCTGCGCGAGCTCTACAGTTTTGCCGTCGATCTCGACTGCCATGTGCAGATCATCGCGCATCCCGCGAAGGCGAATGATGGCTACCGCCGCAGCGATCCGCCCGAGCTTGAGCACATCCATGGCTCGAAGCACTGGGACAACATGGTCGACCAGGGGTTCGTGGTGCACCGTCCGCGCCTCTTCAGCGACTCGGGTGAGTGCGAGCACTACGCCGAGCTTCATCACAAGAAGGCGCGCTTCGAAGAGTTGGGCTTCGCTACCAAGTTCGGCCTGGAATTTCAGTCCGACTGCGGTCGCTACGCGACGTGCAATCTGCAAACGAAGAAGCCGAAGCAGGCGCACGCCCCGACGCAGCAGAACGAAGAGGAGGCGAGCGCGTGA
- a CDS encoding HNH endonuclease, producing the protein MKYADYLTSPEWRAKADAVLAREDGNCQRCGDPAREVHHRTYERLFNELLDDLEALCVRCHRLVHGRLSMTDASRQERKQQQYGERRVRDLYAPKGR; encoded by the coding sequence GTGAAGTATGCTGACTATCTGACCTCGCCCGAGTGGCGCGCGAAAGCGGATGCAGTGCTGGCGCGTGAGGACGGAAATTGCCAGCGGTGCGGCGATCCGGCGCGCGAGGTGCACCACAGGACATACGAGCGACTGTTCAACGAACTTCTGGACGACCTCGAAGCGCTCTGCGTCCGCTGTCACCGACTAGTGCATGGCCGGTTGTCCATGACCGATGCTTCCCGTCAGGAGCGGAAGCAGCAGCAGTACGGCGAGCGCCGCGTGCGCGATCTCTATGCACCCAAAGGGAGGTAG